CTCGATTTCTAGCTCAACTACAGACTGGGACCTTGGGCAGGTCCCTGGTCTCAgggtctcagtttccctatctgtaaaatagggatcatACTTCTGTCGTCTGGTCTAGGTACACTGCTTTTTAAGCCACCGTCTATTAGTACAAAGGCGCCAAACTCTGATGGAGGCCctcggtgctaccgtaatacaaagaataataaaacaaacaacaacatttgCTTTGGGAGCCTTCATCTACCAGCTCAGAAATTAAATCAGGTTGGATTCCAGAGTCTACCCGTGAACCCAGATCTCACGCCAGGCATTAAGCGGCATGGGGTTGGGGGATGGGATTTTGAGCAAAAATCCATCCAATGCCATATACCCTCTGTGTCTTCCCACTGAAGTCTAAACCCATCTGCTTCCTTCTCCCATCTCCGACAACAAGACGGCTTGAGGTTCTCCTTCTGGAGACGCTAGAATTTCAAGATGTTCTTTGACATTTCCATTTGTGTGCAAAATATCGTATTCATATCGGTTCTTTGAGAGCATTTGGCAGCACCATGGCAACAAGCGCATCACGGGAACAAAGCATGATTTATATGACTCTTATCTTTAATGATCTTCCCCATTTCTATTCCGGTCCTCACACTACGAGAGCCACACGCCTCTGTGGTCAAGTTTTAACCTGCTGCATGTACCTTTTATTACACATGGGAGGGGTCTTATTTACAAATTAACAGAGTGACAGGGATCTCAGTGAGTAATGGCCATTTTGGTTTTGAATATCAGGAAAATCCGGGCAGTGCTGAGGACCCAGGACTAGAAGAGCAAGTTACATGTGGGAGTCCGCACCTGAACTGACAGAGGGCTGCAGACCCAAGACTGAAATAAGCCAGGAGCACTGGAAGAGAGGAATAAGGCTTATTTGCCAGAGTGCAAAGACCCAGGAATAAAATAGCACAAAGGCTGCAGATCGGGACTGAGTGGTCTATTTTCTGGTGTCAACGGTCCAGGGTTCACTACCCAGAGCATCATTATCAACGTGGTCACAGTTTTACGTGGAGTCAGTGGGAATTAAGGGCCCTTCGTTTCCATATGTTCATTAAAGGCTTGATCTTCTGGCATTCTCCTTTCTGAATGTGAACAGGACTGGAATCCGGAATGTGAAATTATTATTAAGACAGTgccagtgctgggctgggggtttTACAAGCAGCTGTGAAGACTCGGCCCCTGCCCAGACTACCTCTCAGCAGTTTGAGCAGCGTGGCAATATTCAGAGAGAAACCAGCCCATGATGCATCTGGAGCTTCCATGTTCTCTTCAGTCCCATTATGTTTGCAATTTCTGGTTTCTGTCAGTCATAACAACTGGTGGGAGAATTATTCACTGCAAGTTGTTTATGGAGATTTGTCCCATTGAAACTGGTGACATGACAGACAGTGACATATACTAGTTAGGGGGAGATGAATCATCTCCAAGGTGTACACTGGGAGCCTGATCTGCAGGCAGTCAAATGGCAGTCTGCCTGCATGCAGACCACAGAATCAGACCCAGCGTGGTCAAAAACCTCACACAGAGAGGTGACGGAGAAAGAAGAGACAAAGAAGCCTGGAGCATATGGTCAGTCAACATCAAGTCACTCAAACACTTCCAGCGACATACCCAAACCATTCTTCGGAGAGCGTTTCGTTACCACGCCTTCCTCTCTTGGCTCCACTGGCAACAGACCAATGTCGGACAGCACACCTCCGCCCTGCCTACCCTGCCACTCCCACCATTGTCCTTCCTGGAGGAGCTGCACCAGTGAAGAACGGCAGATCCCAGTTTTGCAGCTGAAGATTATTTGGTAACTTCAGTTAGAGCAGGAGCCAGCCAGAGCATGCATGGAGCAGGGCACCCTGGCGCTCTCCATAGCACAAGTTACCCATTTGTTGTCAGATTGAACACCAGCTGTTTATGTTGATCCATAAGCTGTTCATGGTTGGGGCCCTGTGCATCTCAGCTGAGGTGCGTTAGCTGTatggctggagggggcagggagggaaggggaacggAGTCTAGCaatggcctggtctgcactacagagttaggtaaCTCTGTAAGCGTCCAcattaaaatgtagctcccaccaatGTCAGTCGCCCACTACatcgacttaataactccacctcatGAGAGGCACAGTGCTTAGGTCAATGGGGTTCGGGCGACGccgtgtctgtgtagacactgcattactgaCATCGCCTGTTCCCAGCTACAGCCCGTGCTGACTACGGGCTTCCTGCAGCAGAGCACTAGCATCAggacagcagcagggtccacaccaCGGGAAGGAGGGTAGGAACTGAttttggtgggggagagggtggctGTAGCAACTGACTTATATGGGGCAAATGGCTCCAGGTCTCAACCCTAGGGCAGGGCAGGACGGGGGGGCTCCATCTGTCAATACCCCACCATGCCCCACACAGTTAAGTCGgcggaagcgctcctggtgaggacacgcaccgcCCACAGAAGTGGCCCAGAGTGGACATGAAGCATCGCTTTAATgacttaagttgacttaattttgtagtgtagacatgcccagtgAGGTTCCCTCCACATTGGAATTTGCTTCtcccttcgccccccccccccagcgctgactagggaagacaaggccatttgGGGCAAGTTGCAAGGCCTCTCAATGATACTCAGGCTATTTTCCAGAGGAGATGATTTGAAAGGAAAGTGCCCTGAGTTTCTTGTGATGGACGTATGGTGTGGCAGTATTTTTTCGTACATGCACCTAGAGAACACGGTAGGTGTATTTTTGTAAGTAACTATAAGTCACTGATGCAACCAACGATTTTATCTCCATGGGACTTTGTGGCTGAATAATCAACAGCAGAGAAACTGCATCaagttcacagaatcatagaatatcggggttggaagggacctcaggaggtcatctagtcccacctcctgctcaaagcaggaccaatccccaactaaatcatcccagccagggctttgtcaagcctgactttaaaaacctctaaggatggagattccaccacctccctaggtaatcccaTACTGAAAAAAGCATAAGGGAGAAAATGCTCCAAGGGCTTGGCCAATGGGCTACAGAGCAGTTCACCTTTAGCCCACAGGTTCAGGTCCAGCCCACATGGGTACAGACcttaagggaatgtctacactctAATTAGACcctcatggctggcctgtgccagtgggcccaggttaaggggctgtttaattgtggtgtagatgtccAGGCTATACATTTTTCAGGGCAGGGCTTTCTTTTTTATTCATCTGTAAAGCGCCATCAAATCAATACTGAGGCTAGAAATCCAGACGCTCCCCAGCTGGTAGTTTTCAAACAGAGAGATAAGGAAAAAATCACTCAGCGGTATCAGCTCAGGTAAAGGCCTGTCTTTAAAGCTAAGGTGGGTTGCaattagggggttagggggccacaaccccatcacttttaaaagtgggagggctttttaccagctgtaagggcgagtgatggggggaggggtgaacagTAGTGAGCAGGGGGGCAAGGTCTTGGGAGGAAGAGGTGGCGCAGGAGCGGGACCTTGGGGTAAGAGGCAGCATGAGGGTGAGGGTTTGGGGGGTGGGCCACGGTTCGGGCTCCCGTGGCCTCTCCATTTTTAGGGAGTTTCCTCTGCTCCTGATATTGCAATACAAGGCGAGCAGGAGAAAACAAACATCTAAAACCACCTCCCTTTATAAGCCCTGTGGGACGTAGCCCAGGGCATTTCATGCGTGTCAATGGAAAGGAGATGGGTAGAGCTGACTGCAATGATTTTGCCTGGATGATTTTCAGTAAATGCCTTTTCTGAAAAACCAAACTTCTCCACAGGACAATTGTGATTTTCCACACGGAGAAGCGAAATGACGGCGCCGATCTCAGTCTCTGCCATGAATCTGACAAAAGCTCTGTGAGCTCCCAGATTCTCggctgctggagccgggcagagagggaggagagagaaaggctGAGTTCTTGACTCAGCCTCTCTGGCCTCCGGGCTAACAACACTTTTCCCGCGGGAAGGGATGTCCGGCTAGCcccagagcctggatgggaggtTAATTTATGTCCTAGATTGGTGCATTTTAAAGACTGTTTGAAAACCATAAAAACCAGGTTACATAGGCCTTGCTCAACATTTAGCATCCTCGCCTTTGGTTATGAAGTGCACAGCTCAATAGGGCAGAAAATCAGCAATGGGAAAAGACCTGTTAGGCCATCTAGCTCGTGCCGACAGTGTATTCTCCAAAGATTCAGCCCGCGCAGTTTGAAGTGCTCCAGTATGGAGCCGCCAGATCTTCTCTTCTACAGTTCACAAACCCCACTGTCGAGAGTTTTCCTACTACTCAGATGTTTTGCTGCCTCAATGCAGAAGTCGATCCaaggctcattgaagtcaacggaaagactaCGAGGCCCCAAAGCATGTACCGTGTCTGGAAGTGGGAGAGTCTCGCTTGCAGTACAAAGAGTGCCGGGGCTGGTGGAACATCCTACTCACTAGATATGCCACGACGGGCACTGCTAGGATGTTTTCGCCATTCAGAAGCAGAACATTTCAGAGCGAGGGGGGTTAGTTAGCAGGCATAGCAATCCACCCACTCCGGACACAGAGAGCACCGCTATAGACATGAGACACAAGCTGAAGTTTGTTTGACCATTGTAACACCTCACATAAACATGCCTCTGAAGCCACGTGTGGAAACAATGCTGTCATCAGAATTCCCCATCAGAAGGCCAGCTTTGGGTTGCAGCCTGTTCATGATAATGAACTTCCAGCGTAACCACTTTTAAACAGCCTGACCTCACGTCACCTACGGACCCAATCGGTGGTGCTGAACATCCTCAACTCCTACTGATGTCACCAGAGGCACCCAGTGACTCATGGGATCGGGGCGGTAGACTACTTTCTTTATGGCAGGATCCACATTGTCCTGTCTGAAGCACCATGCATATTTATGGGGCTGGAGAAATAACAATTTCACCAcaaaaggggggagagatgtgtaCTGAAATCTCCCGCTGTAAAGGCCTCAGAAAGGCAAACAGGTTACCAATAAATCGCTCTCCCATTGGACAAGACCAGGTCCCATGCCCTCCCTCAACCAAAAGCAGAGATGCGGTAGTCCACTTTGGTCTAGAACCCCGCCAGAACCAATCTGGATACCGGTCAGATTTTTGTCACTGTACAGAGGCCAATATTGCATGTACACAAGAACAGGACAATGGAATGAACACAAATAACTGTGATGGGGAGACGCAGACAGGTTCAGTGTTCAGCCTGTACTGTTCAAAAACACAGAGAGATTTGCTGTGTGCTAATTTACTACAGGTCTTAACCCGACAAGATTTCACGGGCTAAATTCATTCATAGACACCAGAGGAGTTCCACCACAGATAAACATGGCCCAGTATTTAGAGCCAGAAACTCAGCAGGAGGATCACATATACTCTAAAATGCCTTCTCCTATAGCACGGACTGGCTCTTCCGTGAGCCACGGGTGTGAATTCTTTGGGATCGTAATTCTGCCAGCTGGTCCAAAGTCTCTGCAGGACgttacagcaaacaaacagaaatgcGTGTTTACTGTGGAAACGCTGACTGGGCTGGGTGTGTAACGATGCTCCGAGCACCGCACCATATGCtaggggagattttttttttttggcacggGCATTTGTAGAACCACGTCTGCTTTAACCATTTGAGTGCCTATTCCCAACAAAGATCAACACGGCTTTCAGGAGATTCGCGGAGAGCCAGCACTGGAAGTGACCGGGCTTTCAGCACACCTGAGAACGCAGACTGTACAAGAGACAATCCTTAAGGTGTAAAGATTTTAAACCTATGACTATCTTGCTGGGTCCATTTCCACACTCTGCGTGTAAAACGTTACACAACGGACATTCCATTTCCAGCCccttttgttttctcctctgtgtctgtctgaCACACTTACCAAGTGGGCCCTGCCACTTTCCCCGAATCATTCCTGCCTCCTGCCAGGAAAGTGACTCAGTGGCTGACTATGCCAATTAGTGCCAATGCGGCTGCTTTAATGCCAGCTTGAAAGGGAGGGAGAAATTGgctgccagcctccctccccccactccacagaCATATACAATCCTGTTTCCTTCTCCAAAGCCTGAAAACCAGAGCCCTTCtatcccatccccccagcccatcccctgcATAAAAAGCTCTTGCAGATGCAACAGGCAGCCATTCTGTTCTGAACCCTCAGGAAACGACACACAGCTTTATTCCTGCGCAAGTGGATGCACACATTTTAAACATGCAGCGCATATGGCAAGCAGAGTACTTTACCTTCCAGTCTGGCGGTAACTGGGCACCAAATCCCAGAGCAGGAAAcattttgtctctttaaaaaacccaaaacaaaacaggaagtgTTACTGACTTTGCACCCCCTTCCCAAACATACAACAACACTTCTTTACTCATGAAAGGTCTGACGAGTCTGGAAGGTTCTCAGCACCTGAAGCGGTCACTGAATACAGTGGGCGCTGCAGATCTGTGGCACCTTCCCACAGTCATTCCCAAATCGCGAGATTATCTTTTTAATATCTCATGAGTCTTAGGCCAATAGATGTGGGGGCTTTATTAGCCCTTGGGTTTTTCAGCCTTCTAGGGGGTCACGTTTTCAGGCTTTGCTCTGCAATCACAAGAGCCAGAAATTTCTGAcctctaatacaagggcttatgactcaggctctcttcctactataCTCACCAGCAGCAGAGACAGCACAACTGGCAGCCATCTCAAACTCACATCCAAAAACACTTACCCTGACACTAGCACAGCAATGTGTCCTCTCTGCTCTCCCACTCTTCTCTGGGTGGCTCCCAAGCAAATAAGATTGCTGATGTGGTCTCCCAGCCACTTAAAGCTCCAACAGGCTCATCCAGGTATTCCGTGTGCAGGAAGTCCAAGCTGGGGAAGAAAGAGCAGAGTGCCCAGAGACTATTATACAGCACAGCCCTCCCCTCAAGTCACCAATGGCTCTTGACAGGGGGATGGGACACTAGGCACCATGTATCAAAGGAGACAGCCCCATGCACAGCATTCAGCTCAGGGGGAAAGGCCCCTAACCAGGCCCACTTGCCACCCCACACAGAGCGGTGCAGGGCTGCAGGTTCTGAGTGCCTGAACCAGCCCCATCAATCATGGAGTGCAGGGAACTCCAGGGGGTTCCTTCACACTGCCTGATCCTCTCTACCAATTCCTTGGCCTTGACATGAACTTAATTCCTAGAGAGCCCAAGAGGCTGACTCTaccgcccccagcagctgaaGAGCTGCAGTGCCGGGCTCACATCTGGGGGTGTAGGTCTCACCCAGCACATGGAACTCTGCTTCCTTTGGCAAGGAAACTTCAGGGGAttacagagacaaacacctgaGGGAGAGGAGTCTTAGGCTTTCACCTTGGACAGGTGAGCACAGGGCACAGAGCTCCAGGCACACCAGACAGCTCACAGCCATTGGGGAAGCGCTGCCAAACCCAGGGCTCCATTTCAGAGCAAACTATAACATTGCAACAGAACCTCAAGCTCAGATCAGGCTCTGTGCAGCAAGAGCATAGCAGGCCAGCTAGGATTAATACTGCTCGGCGCAGGGGGAGGATCAGTAGCTGCTCTCCTACAATGGGAATAAGATCCTTCACCAAGACACCAATCAGTACCCTGGCCAGGACTGTGATAGCATCTCTAGAGATGAGAAAGTGCAGTACTGACAACTCTTGCAATTATATTGCACATTTCCCAATATTTGGTCTCTTTCTTAAAGCCACACCTCCTGAAATGCTGTAATGaggggagaatctcagcttgcttTTTAAAGAGTTTCTAGCCTCcatgttgcagagaaaaacttgaaaacatcaCCATTAAAGGCTCCGAAACCAAACACAAATAAACAAAGCCTCAAATATGGTATTAAAAATATCCCATGATTTTctagccaatctcatgattttgggggaccTGAATCATGATATGTGAACCTTTGGAGGTGGCAGTTATGGCAATTGACTCAGCTATGTGCCCATGTGTGGCTCTGTCCACCTGGAGGGTGGCACAAGCATCCAGAGCTTTGCTGATATTCCTGCCCTGCATGATTACAAGGGTTCTCTGACTTCTCACCTCCAGCTATGCATTGGTGTCTCCCCCTGTGTTTCACTCCCTAGCTTGGCCCTGCCTTGCACCAAGGGGATGAAAAAGGATGAAAACCCACTAAtgagtctttaaaaataaaattcatctGATCTTCTAAAATGCCTTAATCATTATCACATGATTATTGTATGGTGTCAGgacagggcagagttaaagttgtttggTGCCTTAATTGTGCACCAAATTCTTCCTTTACCATGTGTGGATTTCTTCTGTGAAACACCTTAACTCTCAGTTTCCTTTGTTTGTAATGCTTGGTTTTGGATAACCTCAGCACCCCTGCACTATTTTTGACCCTTAAATTAATGATACATACTCCCAACCTTAACTCCAGTTTAACTCAGAATTCCTTAACTTAGAATAGTTATTAAGGAGCTGCTAAAGTTCCCCAAAAGAGGCACATTGGCACTGGGGTCACAGCAATCTGTGTCTGTTGGGCAGAGGGGCCACATGGCTGGGCAAGGAAGCCAAGCCTCCATGTAAAGGAGAAAGCGAGaagcccagagaaggggctggagccaGTCAAGGTAAAGGGCTGGAACGGAAGGTACTGAATGCAGGCTGTGCTTGCTGCAGGCCCCTAGCTTCTGCTGGCATGTTGCATGATGGTCACCTGGGTGCCATAACCCTGGAGACAGATTCAAATGGCAGCCGGGTCCTGCCCAAGTGGGCTTGGCCTCTGCCCACAGAGGAggcagcagagcagctgcggggaggggagcagggaggcatCTCCCCTGGAGGAGGCTGGTGCCCCACAGGCTGGGAATTGGGCTCTAGGCCAAGCACTGGAGCACCCACCGTGGTGTCATGACCTCACAGGAACCCCACGGGGGCTTAGCTACATTATGCCCTGTCATAAATATacagctaaggcctggtctacactaggcgtttatgtcgaagttagcaccgttacatcgaattaaccctgcacccgtccacaccgtgaagctatttagttcgacatagaggtctctttaattcgacttctgtactcctccccgacgaggggagtagcgctaaattcgacatggccatgtcgaattaggctaggtgtggatggaaatcgacgctaatagctccaggagctatcccacagtgcaccactctgttgacgctctggacagcagtccgagcttggatgctctgaccagccacacaggaaaagccccgggaaaatttgaatttgaattccttttcctgtctggccagtttgaatctcatttcctgtctggacatcgtggcgagctcagcagcactggcaaggatgcagagctctccagcagtgatggccgtgcaatctcagaatagaaagagggccccagcatggactgatcgggaagtcttggatctgatcgctgtgtggggcgatgagtccgtgctttccgagctgcgctccaagaaacggaatgcaaagatctacgagaagatctctaaagacatggcagagagaggatacagccgggatgcaacgcagtgccgcgtgaaaatcaaggagctgagacaaggctaccagaagaccaaagaggcaaatggacgctccggatcccatccccagacatcccgtttctacgaagcactgcattccatcctaggtgcggccgccaccactaccccaccactgaccgtggactctgaggatgggatattgtccacggccggttccttggacatgttagcggacggggaagatgaggaaggagatgaggaggacgaggcagtcgacagcgcttacaacgctgatttccccgacagccaggatctcttcatcacccttacagagatcccctaccaaccgtccccagccgttaacccggacacagaatctggggaaggatcagccagtaagtgttgtaaacatctaaacatttatttgtaacagaacaggaatattaaccaaaacaaaaatgggtttctcatgattagtttgccctaggcgcttaacgtttcagtcctgggcagtgcaactattgaaaaaaattctaacaatgtccggttttgcatgattgtcctgcccaagccgctctactgtttagtcactgccagtgcagctagagtaaaatgcggtctatatgtccggggatagagcagaaatcctcctgggacatctcgatgaagctctcctggaggtaattggaaagccatTGCAT
Above is a genomic segment from Chrysemys picta bellii isolate R12L10 chromosome 14, ASM1138683v2, whole genome shotgun sequence containing:
- the LOC135975662 gene encoding uncharacterized protein LOC135975662, which translates into the protein MQSSPAVMAVQSQNRKRAPAWTDREVLDLIAVWGDESVLSELRSKKRNAKIYEKISKDMAERGYSRDATQCRVKIKELRQGYQKTKEANGRSGSHPQTSRFYEALHSILGAAATTTPPLTVDSEDGILSTAGSLDMLADGEDEEGDEEDEAVDSAYNADFPDSQDLFITLTEIPYQPSPAVNPDTESGEGSATTSATVSQPSLASHSQRLAQIRRRKKRTREDMFSELMASSRAQAAQQTQWRENLSQMHQANMDREERWRQEDQQATQTLLGLLREQTDTLRRLVDVLQERRQEDRAPLQSISNRPSPPPSPIPPSPKVQRRRGGRVCANSHSTPAGSSSSRRLSFPKI